The following are encoded together in the Pseudomonadota bacterium genome:
- a CDS encoding DUF2723 domain-containing protein, which yields MRSPSAEHAETASPLEQRLRLAAFVLAGAALASATSSGPQPFDGGELVSAAWRLGGSHPPGQPLHALLAHALCLLPVGPVEARTALLSVFGTLASGVLAARLVRTLLLLLRERPSLGLRLCADAASLALLLSPPLLRQATRTEVYSIALALTLASVHELFAWLHHGRTATLYRAALAAGLAAALHPPHALCAALIGAAVLTGRGLGRLPKAGTVAWTSMSGVLSALASYSYLPIRAAAGAPMWGEPSTASGLWMYISGAAYRHNLGAGEALSAANLLHVLLYVALVSGVTPLLGTAVILGSWQRKRLPPGLGRTLLLICG from the coding sequence ATGCGGAGCCCTAGCGCTGAGCACGCTGAAACGGCTTCCCCCCTGGAGCAGCGCTTGCGGTTGGCGGCCTTCGTGTTGGCGGGCGCTGCGCTGGCGTCTGCCACCAGCAGCGGACCCCAGCCCTTCGACGGCGGCGAGCTTGTATCGGCGGCCTGGCGCCTCGGGGGCTCCCATCCACCGGGGCAGCCGCTGCACGCACTGCTGGCTCATGCGCTGTGCCTGCTGCCCGTGGGACCCGTAGAGGCCCGTACCGCCCTGCTCAGCGTTTTCGGGACACTTGCAAGCGGTGTCCTTGCGGCGCGCCTGGTTCGCACCTTGCTCCTGCTGTTGCGGGAGCGTCCGAGTCTCGGTTTGCGGTTGTGTGCCGACGCCGCGTCGCTCGCGCTGCTGCTGTCTCCGCCCCTGCTGCGGCAAGCCACCCGCACCGAGGTCTACTCGATCGCACTGGCACTTACCCTGGCTAGCGTACACGAGCTCTTCGCATGGCTGCATCACGGACGCACGGCGACCCTCTACCGCGCGGCTCTCGCGGCCGGCCTGGCTGCCGCATTGCACCCGCCCCATGCGCTATGCGCCGCGCTCATCGGAGCGGCCGTGCTGACCGGACGTGGTCTCGGAAGGCTGCCCAAAGCGGGCACCGTTGCCTGGACCAGCATGTCGGGGGTGCTCTCGGCGCTCGCAAGCTACAGCTACCTTCCGATCCGCGCCGCTGCCGGGGCACCCATGTGGGGTGAGCCAAGCACGGCCTCGGGGCTCTGGATGTACATCAGCGGCGCTGCCTATCGCCACAATCTGGGCGCGGGGGAGGCTTTGTCTGCCGCGAATCTCCTACACGTGCTGCTCTACGTTGCCCTTGTCTCGGGAGTCACACCGCTGCTCGGGACCGCGGTGATCCTTGGCTCCTGGCAGCGCAAGCGCCTGCCGCCAGGCCTGGGGCGCACGCTGCTGCTGATCTGCGGG